The Afipia massiliensis genome has a segment encoding these proteins:
- a CDS encoding DUF2842 domain-containing protein: protein MTIRKRKFIGTIGLLVLVIVWSLAGMAIAQTPWLAASKLAQAIFYVVAGLGWVLPAMPLIAWMSRPDPQP from the coding sequence ATGACAATCCGCAAACGAAAATTCATCGGAACCATCGGCCTTCTGGTGCTGGTCATTGTCTGGTCGCTGGCGGGCATGGCAATCGCCCAGACGCCTTGGCTGGCCGCATCGAAACTGGCTCAGGCGATCTTTTACGTGGTCGCCGGTCTGGGCTGGGTCCTCCCCGCGATGCCTCTGATCGCATGGATGTCGCGGCCGGATCCTCAGCCGTAG
- a CDS encoding COX15/CtaA family protein, whose amino-acid sequence MTTIAIDPEKRAAGMRSVRAWLIVVAALVVCTLMVGGATRLTESGLSIVEWKPVTGTIPPLTDAEWSRQFEAYKTIPQYREMNRGMSLAEFKTIFWWEWAHRLLGRLIGAVFLLPFLWFLWRGFLSPGLKRRLWIIFVLGGTQGAVGWWMVTSGLSGRVSVSQYRLAIHFMLALFIFSAIVWTLRQLQARPPSVAPMRVKVTGRVLLALLFLQFYFGALVAGLRAGRVFNTWPLIDGAFIPSAARLFFEQPWWRNFFDNTLTVQFTHRMIAYALVALAIAHAIDAIRSRTSPAVISGALWIMATMIFQAVVGILTLLNQVPIDLGLAHQAVAIVVLTLALFHVERLGGALPDRTPAKLRLVTGDGG is encoded by the coding sequence ATGACGACTATCGCGATCGACCCAGAGAAGAGGGCCGCAGGCATGCGGAGCGTCCGCGCGTGGCTGATCGTTGTCGCCGCTCTCGTTGTCTGCACGCTGATGGTCGGCGGCGCAACACGGCTGACGGAGTCCGGCCTGTCGATCGTCGAATGGAAGCCGGTTACCGGCACCATTCCGCCGCTGACGGACGCCGAATGGAGCAGGCAGTTCGAGGCCTACAAGACCATTCCGCAGTATCGGGAAATGAATCGCGGAATGAGCCTTGCCGAGTTCAAGACCATCTTCTGGTGGGAGTGGGCCCATCGGCTGCTGGGTCGGCTGATCGGCGCAGTGTTCCTGCTGCCGTTTCTCTGGTTTCTGTGGCGCGGATTTTTGTCACCCGGACTGAAGCGCAGATTGTGGATCATCTTCGTCCTTGGCGGCACGCAGGGTGCAGTCGGCTGGTGGATGGTGACGTCGGGTCTTTCCGGACGTGTCTCCGTGTCGCAGTATCGGCTTGCCATCCATTTCATGCTGGCTCTCTTTATCTTCTCCGCGATCGTGTGGACGTTGCGCCAGTTGCAAGCTCGCCCGCCGTCGGTTGCGCCAATGCGGGTGAAAGTCACTGGCAGGGTCTTGCTGGCGCTGCTGTTCCTGCAGTTCTATTTCGGCGCGCTTGTTGCCGGGCTGCGCGCAGGCCGTGTGTTCAATACATGGCCGCTGATCGACGGTGCGTTTATCCCCTCGGCCGCGCGGTTGTTCTTCGAGCAGCCGTGGTGGCGGAATTTCTTCGATAATACGCTGACGGTTCAATTCACTCATCGCATGATCGCCTATGCGCTCGTTGCTCTGGCAATCGCCCACGCGATTGATGCGATCCGTTCCCGGACAAGTCCCGCTGTTATCTCGGGCGCGCTCTGGATTATGGCGACGATGATTTTTCAGGCCGTCGTTGGCATCCTGACGCTGCTCAATCAGGTCCCGATCGATCTGGGATTGGCCCATCAGGCCGTCGCGATCGTGGTTCTCACGCTCGCGCTGTTCCACGTCGAGCGGCTGGGCGGGGCGCTGCCGGACAGGACGCCTGCCAAGCTTCGCCTTGTCACCGGCGACGGCGGCTGA
- a CDS encoding O-acetylhomoserine aminocarboxypropyltransferase, which produces MTERLPGFSTLSIHAGAQPDPTTGARATPIYQTTSFVFNDADHAASLFGLQSFGNIYTRIGNPTNAVLEERVAALEGGTAAVAVASGHAAQVVVFQTLLQPGDEFIAARRLYGGSINQFSHAFKSFGWNVVWADTDDVSTFEKALTPKTKAIFIESIANPGGTVTDIEAIAAIARKAGVPLIVDNTLASPYLIKPIDHGADIVVHSLTKFLGGHGNSIGGIIVDAGTFDWSRDGRYPALSEPRPEYHGIKLQETFGNFAFAIAARVLGLRDLGPALSPFNAFLILTGIETLGLRVQRHSDNAKAVAEWLSTHPAVAWVNYAGLPGDRYHNLARKYSPKGAGAVFTFGLKGGYDAGISLVSNVKLFSHLANVGDTRSLIIHPASTTHSQLNDAQKAQAGAGVDVVRLSVGLEDKEDLIADLDQALKA; this is translated from the coding sequence ATGACGGAAAGATTGCCGGGCTTCTCCACGCTCTCCATTCACGCTGGCGCGCAGCCGGACCCCACCACTGGCGCGCGGGCAACGCCCATCTACCAGACCACATCTTTTGTGTTCAACGACGCCGACCACGCAGCATCGCTGTTCGGGTTGCAGTCGTTTGGCAACATCTACACCCGCATCGGCAACCCGACCAATGCCGTCCTCGAAGAGCGCGTCGCCGCGCTTGAAGGCGGCACGGCTGCGGTTGCGGTCGCGTCGGGGCATGCGGCGCAGGTGGTCGTATTCCAGACCTTGCTGCAGCCAGGCGACGAATTCATTGCGGCCCGCAGGCTTTATGGCGGTTCGATCAACCAGTTCAGCCACGCCTTCAAGAGCTTCGGCTGGAACGTGGTCTGGGCCGATACCGACGATGTTTCAACTTTCGAGAAGGCGCTGACGCCCAAGACGAAAGCGATTTTCATCGAGTCCATCGCCAATCCCGGCGGCACAGTGACTGATATCGAGGCCATCGCGGCCATCGCACGCAAGGCCGGCGTGCCGCTGATCGTCGACAACACACTCGCCTCTCCCTACCTCATCAAGCCGATTGATCATGGCGCCGACATCGTCGTTCACTCGCTGACGAAGTTCCTTGGCGGCCACGGCAACTCCATCGGCGGCATCATTGTCGATGCGGGCACGTTCGACTGGTCACGTGACGGCCGCTATCCGGCCCTCAGCGAGCCGCGTCCCGAATATCACGGCATCAAGCTGCAGGAGACGTTCGGCAACTTCGCCTTCGCGATCGCCGCGCGCGTTCTCGGCCTGCGTGATCTCGGTCCCGCGCTGTCGCCCTTCAACGCCTTCCTGATCCTCACCGGCATCGAAACGCTGGGTCTTCGCGTGCAAAGGCACTCCGACAATGCCAAAGCGGTCGCGGAGTGGCTGTCCACACATCCTGCCGTGGCGTGGGTGAATTACGCAGGACTGCCCGGCGACCGCTATCACAACCTCGCCCGCAAATATTCGCCGAAGGGCGCGGGCGCGGTGTTCACGTTCGGCCTGAAAGGCGGGTACGACGCGGGGATCAGCCTCGTTTCGAACGTAAAACTGTTCTCGCATCTGGCCAATGTCGGCGACACACGCTCGCTGATCATCCACCCGGCCTCGACCACACACAGCCAGCTCAACGACGCGCAAAAGGCGCAGGCCGGCGCCGGTGTCGACGTGGTGCGTTTGTCGGTCGGCCTCGAAGACAAGGAAGATCTGATTGCGGATCTCGATCAGGCCCTGAAGGCTTAA
- a CDS encoding CoA-binding protein, translating into MNHDAYDDNYIRSILTSAKSIAMVGASPVNVRPSYFAFKYLVERGYDMIPINPGQVGKSLVGKPFVGSLKDIGRPVDMVDVFRNSDAAAAVVDEALALPVLPKVIWMQLGVRNDVAAAKAEAAGVKVVMNRCPKIEYARLTSEIQWLGVNSRTISSKRAPIPTSNMRLSLNRSSVSGGATTAADRAAKDKNDLP; encoded by the coding sequence GTGAACCACGACGCTTACGACGACAATTACATTCGCTCGATCCTGACCAGCGCGAAGTCGATCGCCATGGTCGGCGCTTCGCCGGTCAATGTGCGGCCGAGCTATTTTGCCTTCAAGTATCTGGTCGAACGCGGTTACGATATGATCCCGATCAATCCGGGTCAGGTCGGCAAGAGCCTTGTCGGGAAACCGTTCGTCGGATCGCTGAAGGACATCGGCCGCCCCGTCGACATGGTCGATGTATTCCGCAATTCGGATGCCGCCGCGGCAGTCGTCGATGAGGCCCTGGCGTTGCCGGTGTTGCCGAAGGTGATCTGGATGCAGCTCGGCGTTCGCAACGACGTCGCAGCGGCGAAGGCGGAGGCCGCAGGTGTCAAGGTGGTGATGAACCGCTGCCCGAAAATCGAGTACGCGCGCCTCACATCGGAAATCCAGTGGCTGGGCGTCAACTCGCGCACCATCAGTTCCAAGCGCGCTCCGATTCCCACCAGCAACATGCGGCTGTCACTCAACCGCAGCAGCGTGAGCGGCGGAGCGACAACAGCGGCCGACCGCGCCGCCAAGGACAAGAACGACCTGCCCTAA
- a CDS encoding enoyl-CoA hydratase, which yields MTAQTSRAQSQPPSPLVRETIGSIAVLTLDSPKTRNALSEAMIAALHEAIDATRDDKSIRAVVIAAKGPAYSSGHDLKELTARRSDADKGRAYFSHMMKSCSDMMQAIVRLPKPVVAAVQGVATAAGCQLVATCDLAVASEQATFGTPGIDIGLFCSTPMVALSRNVPRKHAMHMLLTGEHVSAQRALELGLVNSVVPAGSERDAAIDLANRIAVKSAYTLKVGKEAFYRQADMNLADAYTYASQVMAENMMARDAQEGIGAFIEKRDPKWEDR from the coding sequence ATGACAGCGCAAACATCACGTGCTCAATCGCAGCCACCCTCGCCGCTTGTGCGCGAGACCATCGGCAGCATTGCCGTGCTCACGCTCGATTCACCCAAAACGCGCAACGCATTGTCAGAAGCGATGATCGCGGCGCTCCACGAAGCCATCGATGCCACTCGCGACGACAAAAGCATTCGCGCGGTCGTCATCGCCGCAAAGGGGCCGGCCTATTCGTCCGGTCACGACCTCAAGGAACTCACGGCTCGCCGCAGCGACGCGGACAAAGGCAGAGCGTATTTTTCGCACATGATGAAATCATGCAGCGACATGATGCAGGCCATCGTTCGCTTGCCCAAGCCTGTAGTTGCCGCTGTACAAGGCGTCGCGACAGCGGCGGGCTGCCAACTGGTGGCGACCTGCGATCTGGCAGTTGCATCCGAGCAGGCCACGTTTGGTACGCCCGGCATCGATATCGGCCTGTTCTGTTCGACGCCGATGGTTGCCTTGTCACGCAATGTGCCACGCAAGCACGCCATGCACATGCTCCTTACCGGTGAGCATGTCTCCGCACAGCGCGCGCTCGAACTTGGACTGGTCAACAGCGTGGTGCCGGCGGGCTCCGAGCGCGATGCCGCAATCGATCTGGCCAACAGGATCGCGGTGAAATCGGCCTACACACTGAAGGTCGGCAAGGAAGCGTTCTACCGGCAGGCTGACATGAACCTTGCGGACGCCTATACCTACGCCTCACAGGTAATGGCCGAGAACATGATGGCGCGCGATGCACAGGAAGGCATCGGTGCTTTCATCGAAAAACGCGATCCGAAGTGGGAAGACCGGTAG
- a CDS encoding PaaI family thioesterase, producing the protein MNKPKMTVAELEAFLHKEFPQAFASGEILIESADGATCLLRQPYSERMLRPGGTVSGPTLMALADFAMYVVLLSAIGPVGLAVTTSLNINFLRKGQPGQDVLAAAKLMKLGKRLAVGEVSLLSGTSPDPIAHVTSTYSIPNT; encoded by the coding sequence ATGAACAAGCCGAAGATGACCGTGGCAGAACTCGAAGCGTTTCTCCACAAGGAGTTTCCGCAGGCTTTCGCCAGTGGCGAAATCCTGATCGAGAGCGCTGACGGCGCGACCTGCCTGCTGCGGCAGCCCTACAGCGAGCGGATGCTTCGTCCGGGCGGCACGGTCTCTGGTCCTACGCTGATGGCGCTGGCTGACTTCGCAATGTACGTCGTACTGCTCTCGGCGATTGGCCCTGTTGGGCTCGCGGTGACCACCAGCCTCAACATCAATTTCCTGCGCAAGGGGCAGCCCGGTCAGGACGTGCTGGCGGCCGCCAAGCTGATGAAGCTCGGCAAGCGCCTCGCTGTCGGGGAAGTGAGCCTGTTATCAGGGACTTCGCCCGATCCGATCGCACATGTGACCTCTACATATTCCATTCCGAATACTTAG
- the rplM gene encoding 50S ribosomal protein L13 yields MKTFSAKPAEVTKKWVLIDAKGLVVGRLATLVAMRLRGKHLPTYTPHVDCGDNVIIINAAHVVLTGRKRENKVYYNHTGFIGGIKERTAKSILEGRFPERVVEKAIERMIPRGPLGRVQMGNLRVYGGAEHPHEAQQPETLDIASMNRKNMRAA; encoded by the coding sequence ATGAAGACGTTTTCGGCAAAACCAGCCGAGGTCACCAAGAAGTGGGTGCTGATCGACGCCAAGGGTTTGGTCGTTGGTCGCCTCGCGACGTTGGTTGCCATGCGTTTGCGCGGCAAGCACCTCCCGACCTACACCCCCCACGTCGATTGCGGTGACAACGTCATCATCATCAACGCGGCTCACGTCGTCCTCACCGGACGCAAGCGTGAGAACAAGGTTTACTACAACCACACCGGGTTCATCGGCGGCATCAAGGAGCGCACCGCAAAGTCGATCCTCGAAGGTCGCTTCCCTGAGCGTGTCGTCGAGAAGGCCATTGAGCGCATGATCCCGCGCGGCCCACTTGGTCGCGTGCAGATGGGCAACCTGCGCGTTTACGGCGGTGCTGAACATCCGCATGAGGCGCAGCAGCCGGAAACGTTGGACATCGCATCGATGAATCGCAAGAACATGAGGGCCGCATAA
- the rpsI gene encoding 30S ribosomal protein S9 produces the protein MSDTMQSLDQLSALKTAAPDAPKYEKKVDKQGRAYATGKRKDAVARVWIKPGSGKIVVNTREVEVYFARPVLRMMIQQPIVAAARQDQYDVICTVAGGGLSGQAGAVRHGISKALTNFEPDLRGVLKKGGFLTRDSRVVERKKYGKAKARRSFQFSKR, from the coding sequence ATGTCCGATACCATGCAGTCTCTCGATCAGCTGTCCGCGTTGAAGACCGCGGCGCCAGATGCTCCGAAGTACGAAAAGAAGGTCGACAAGCAGGGCCGCGCCTATGCCACCGGCAAGCGCAAGGACGCCGTTGCACGCGTCTGGATCAAGCCAGGCTCCGGCAAGATCGTCGTCAACACTCGCGAGGTCGAGGTTTACTTCGCTCGTCCGGTGCTGCGCATGATGATTCAGCAGCCGATCGTCGCCGCTGCCCGTCAGGACCAATACGACGTGATCTGCACCGTCGCTGGTGGCGGTCTGTCGGGTCAGGCTGGTGCCGTGCGTCACGGTATCTCCAAGGCTCTGACCAACTTCGAGCCGGATCTGCGCGGCGTCCTCAAGAAGGGCGGCTTCCTGACCCGCGACTCGCGCGTCGTCGAACGTAAGAAGTACGGCAAGGCAAAGGCCCGCCGGTCCTTCCAGTTCTCGAAGCGCTAA
- a CDS encoding GGDEF domain-containing protein has protein sequence MPAGTHLSLDISTLYLVATLAAASLGVMLLFFWRQEKIAALGWWGAAYILGAASVALWTVGGAELGWELSLAVNAVGFIACGLVWDAARAFHGRPASWIGVIAGPALWIAAVVALDPIDPEIRMMLGAGIVAVYAALTAGELWRERRKSLRARWPAIVVPVMHGVVLMLPIVLGDMFRPGSATSMGQVWVAAFAAELVLYAVGTVFIIFMLVSERTVSAHKTAASVDPLTGLLNRRGFGEATSRMIEREAKAGRPVTVMIFDIDHFKSVNDRFGHAAGDDVLQVFANVVVGSLRITDLVGRVGGEEFAALLPCSIEEALLAAERVREAFETSGVAIDDAPLETTVSIGVAGGPANTELEVLMASADTALYQAKRGGRNRVEAAMEQPLSLENARRNLATSVVRQPADGEVGHAEPAMEIRI, from the coding sequence ATGCCAGCTGGCACACATTTGTCTTTGGACATTTCGACGCTCTATCTCGTGGCTACGCTGGCGGCGGCGTCGCTTGGCGTGATGCTGCTGTTCTTCTGGCGTCAGGAGAAGATCGCCGCACTCGGCTGGTGGGGCGCGGCCTATATCCTCGGTGCGGCATCGGTGGCGCTGTGGACGGTGGGCGGCGCTGAACTTGGCTGGGAGCTTTCGCTCGCGGTTAACGCCGTCGGCTTCATTGCCTGCGGCCTGGTATGGGATGCGGCGCGGGCCTTTCACGGCCGTCCTGCCAGTTGGATCGGCGTAATCGCCGGACCGGCGCTGTGGATTGCGGCTGTTGTGGCGCTTGATCCAATCGATCCGGAAATCCGGATGATGCTCGGCGCCGGCATCGTCGCCGTCTATGCCGCGCTGACGGCCGGCGAGTTGTGGCGCGAGCGGCGCAAGAGCCTGCGCGCACGCTGGCCGGCGATCGTCGTTCCAGTGATGCACGGCGTCGTTCTGATGCTGCCGATCGTTCTGGGCGACATGTTCCGGCCCGGCAGCGCAACGAGCATGGGGCAGGTCTGGGTCGCGGCGTTTGCTGCTGAACTGGTGCTCTATGCCGTCGGAACGGTGTTCATCATCTTCATGCTGGTTTCTGAGCGCACGGTCAGCGCCCACAAGACCGCGGCCTCGGTCGATCCGCTCACGGGCCTGCTGAACCGGCGCGGCTTTGGCGAAGCGACATCGCGCATGATCGAGCGCGAGGCCAAGGCGGGACGTCCCGTGACGGTGATGATCTTCGATATCGATCACTTCAAGTCGGTCAACGACCGCTTCGGCCATGCCGCAGGCGATGACGTGCTGCAGGTGTTCGCCAACGTCGTCGTCGGATCATTGCGTATCACCGATCTCGTCGGCCGGGTCGGCGGCGAGGAATTCGCAGCGCTGCTGCCGTGCTCGATCGAGGAAGCGCTGCTCGCGGCGGAGCGGGTGCGCGAAGCCTTCGAGACTTCAGGTGTGGCAATCGACGATGCGCCGCTGGAAACCACAGTGAGCATCGGTGTTGCTGGCGGTCCCGCAAACACTGAACTTGAAGTGCTGATGGCCTCGGCCGATACCGCGCTCTATCAGGCCAAGCGCGGCGGCCGCAATCGCGTGGAAGCCGCGATGGAGCAGCCGCTGTCGCTCGAGAACGCCCGGCGGAATCTCGCGACAAGCGTCGTTCGGCAGCCTGCCGACGGCGAAGTCGGCCACGCAGAGCCCGCGATGGAAATTCGCATCTAA
- a CDS encoding antibiotic biosynthesis monooxygenase family protein yields MITEIAQIEIKPGSEKDFEAAIAKAQPIFQRCKGWKSFELHRSIEKPSRYRLHIKWETLENHTLDFRESANFTEWRALVGPHFASPPDVEHTNTVTSF; encoded by the coding sequence ATGATCACCGAAATCGCACAGATCGAAATCAAGCCGGGCAGCGAGAAGGATTTCGAGGCGGCCATCGCCAAGGCGCAGCCGATTTTCCAGCGCTGCAAGGGCTGGAAGAGCTTCGAACTGCATCGGTCGATCGAGAAGCCCTCGCGCTATCGGCTTCACATCAAGTGGGAAACCCTCGAAAATCACACGTTGGATTTCCGCGAGTCGGCCAACTTCACGGAGTGGCGCGCGCTGGTCGGGCCGCATTTCGCTTCGCCGCCGGACGTCGAGCACACCAACACGGTGACGAGCTTCTAA
- a CDS encoding AI-2E family transporter yields the protein MSAPIETRAQTRGDLAWSIAVGGIGIVAFAAFLLFTWYYAATLFLVFAGILLGVALTAMTHLLQKVMGGPHALRLALVCVVLAGLLSGVVFLGGSTIARQAAVLSNTLKSQLATVKSFLEQHGVDTSYLELGSPTATAAAVATADTPATAAPTPPPGLPKNLPSAGALASGGGAIVSQTLKLLLGTVSAVGNFFIVLFLGLSFAAQPSVYRRGLLALSPKRHRANVTVVVDRISDTLERWLIAQMITMAAVFLVTWIGLSIIGIDSAFILGIQAGLLAFIPTVGALIGGLIIVLASLASGWVAAFSAFVLFLGVHALESYILTPIIQRQALDIPPATLFAFQILLGVVFGLWGLALALPLMAIVKVIITYLREDGDEREPEFKMA from the coding sequence GTGTCAGCCCCTATCGAGACCAGAGCTCAGACCCGTGGCGACCTTGCATGGTCCATTGCGGTGGGAGGCATCGGCATCGTCGCCTTCGCGGCCTTCCTGCTGTTCACCTGGTACTACGCGGCGACGCTGTTTCTGGTGTTCGCGGGCATCCTGCTCGGCGTCGCCCTCACCGCCATGACGCATCTGCTGCAAAAGGTCATGGGCGGACCGCACGCGCTGCGCCTTGCACTGGTCTGCGTCGTGCTGGCGGGCCTCTTGTCCGGCGTCGTCTTTCTCGGCGGCTCGACCATCGCCCGGCAGGCAGCCGTCCTGAGCAACACCCTCAAATCGCAGCTCGCGACGGTCAAAAGCTTCCTTGAACAGCATGGCGTGGACACCAGCTATCTCGAGCTTGGCAGTCCCACCGCGACGGCCGCGGCGGTCGCCACCGCAGACACACCGGCAACCGCCGCCCCCACCCCTCCGCCGGGCCTGCCGAAAAACCTGCCGAGCGCAGGCGCCCTCGCCTCCGGCGGCGGCGCCATCGTCAGCCAGACGCTGAAGCTGCTGCTCGGCACGGTCAGCGCCGTCGGAAATTTTTTCATCGTGCTGTTCCTGGGGTTATCGTTCGCGGCCCAGCCGAGCGTCTATCGCAGGGGCTTGCTGGCGCTGTCGCCAAAGAGACATCGCGCCAATGTGACCGTCGTGGTCGACCGGATCAGCGACACGCTGGAGCGCTGGCTGATCGCGCAGATGATCACGATGGCCGCCGTGTTCCTCGTGACGTGGATCGGCCTGTCGATCATCGGCATCGACAGCGCCTTCATTCTCGGCATTCAGGCCGGACTGCTCGCGTTCATTCCGACCGTCGGCGCGCTGATCGGCGGGCTGATTATCGTGCTGGCAAGCCTCGCCTCGGGCTGGGTCGCAGCGTTCAGCGCCTTCGTGCTGTTTCTTGGGGTGCATGCGCTGGAGAGCTACATCCTGACGCCGATCATCCAGCGGCAGGCGCTCGACATCCCACCTGCGACGCTGTTTGCGTTCCAGATCCTGCTCGGCGTCGTGTTCGGGCTATGGGGACTGGCGCTGGCGCTGCCGCTGATGGCGATCGTAAAGGTCATCATCACGTATCTGCGCGAAGACGGCGACGAACGCGAACCCGAGTTCAAGATGGCTTGA